A region of Necator americanus strain Aroian chromosome I, whole genome shotgun sequence DNA encodes the following proteins:
- a CDS encoding hypothetical protein (NECATOR_CHRI.G3688.T3) yields the protein MLSSTKYNGTRRVAWIFALSGLIVFILFSLREDVTMERQVPKRIGGPHDQRPFAQAIVHLDLKGAPPLMSVYEWFFPLLRKLNVHGVLMEYEDMFPYTESLAQIKRSDHYTEEDIARINQLATDNSLELIPLVQTFGHMEFILKHSTFVDLRENITARVEVVQAITTMDPSLP from the exons ATGCTCTCATCCACCAAGTACAATGGTACTCGGCGTGTAGCGTGGATATTTGcactaagcggattgatagtatttattttgttctctcTACGTGAAGACGTTACTATGGAGCGGCAGGTGCCAAAAAGAATCGGTGGACCTCATGATCAGCGGCCATTTGCGCAG GCAATTGTTCATCTTGACCTGAAGGGTGCACCACCGTTAATGTCAGTTTATGAATGGTTTTTTCCGCTTTTGAGAAAGTTAAATGTTCATGGTGTCCTAATGGAATATGAGGATATGTTCCCATACACTGAAAGTTTAGCACAA ATTAAAAGGTCCGATCATTATACTGAGGAAGATATTGCAAGAATTAACCAA CTCGCTACTGACAATTCACTCGAACTCATCCCATTAGTGCAAACATTTGGTCACATGGAATTTATACTTAAACATTCCACATTTGTTGATTTGAGGGAGAATATAACAGCG AGAGTAGAAGTCGTTCAAGCTATTACCACGATGGACCCATCGCTACCATAG